Genomic segment of Flavobacteriales bacterium:
GGCATAGACATCATAGTTTCCTAATAGTCCTTCCATATCGGTCGTGTAGAAGTTCACATGAATGATGTCTTTTCTTTCCATTCCTGCCTGTTTCAGCAGATCATCGATTGCATTTAGGATGAATTCCATCTGCTTTCTCTGGTCCCCTGGATATTTCACTCCCAGTCCCATTTCAGCACTGGTATCTGGAACAAGCGAGGTCTGACCCGAGAATTTGATCATCTCACTGAAGTCAGAAATGAGTTCAGCTTGATTCATTTCAAATCCAGCTCCCCAGTCATCGGGAGGATTGATGGCTTGTCTTTGTATTTCTCTTTTCTCCTCGCTAGAGTCATTTGTCTCAATTGCTGAATTATCCGAGTTGCTCGTGCAGCTCATTACGCACATTGCGATAAGGAGTACACTTATGATTGAAGTTTTCATTGATGGCGGTTTAAGGGTTAAGCGTCTTCTTGTTAGGTAATAATACCCAACTTGGAGATGTGATGAATTTAAGTCATCACCTCCTATCCTCCCCAAGAGATTTAGAGATCCTCTTTCAAGACCACGTACAATGTCTTACAGACTCAGCCCTAGTCTGAAACCTTCCTCGATGGCACGCTGGGCATCGATACCCCCGGCCTTCAGCGCTCCTCCTATGATGTGAGGAGTCTTACCCGCAGCCTTCAGATCATCTTCCAGACTGCGATCGCTCTCTTGCCCAGCACAGATGACCACATGGTCCACCTCCAAGCATCGTTCCTCCCCTTGGTGGCGGATGTGAAGTCCATCATCATCGATGCGCAGGTACTCCACGCTGCTCATCTCTGTAACTCCCAGTTTCTTGACCGTTTGCCGGTGTATCCAGCCTGTGGTCTTACCCAGGTCCTTGCCAGCTTTGCCGGGTGAGCGCTTGAGCATGTAGAGTTCGCGGTCTGCATGATCGTCTTCAGGAGAGGTGACTCCTCCCCGTACTTCTCCATTGCGCGTAATTCCCCAGAATTCCTCGAAATCTTCTTTACTCATGGTCTCATGACCCAGAAAAGCCGCCATGTCAAATCCAATCCCACCTGCACCGATGATGGCCGCTTTCTGTCCTACTCTGACCCGGCCTGAGAGCACCTCCGGATAGGGCACTGCCTTCTCATGCTGGATACCCTCGATCCGCGGGATACGCGGAAGCACACCGGTACTC
This window contains:
- a CDS encoding RidA family protein, with the translated sequence MKTSIISVLLIAMCVMSCTSNSDNSAIETNDSSEEKREIQRQAINPPDDWGAGFEMNQAELISDFSEMIKFSGQTSLVPDTSAEMGLGVKYPGDQRKQMEFILNAIDDLLKQAGMERKDIIHVNFYTTDMEGLLGNYDVYATWIKEAGIRPTQSAIGVAQLVSPDMKLEIEVTGAR